Proteins encoded by one window of Paenibacillus sp. DCT19:
- a CDS encoding AraC family transcriptional regulator yields MRYDLYKFNENTLHFGYRRKSINNEHMETFHSHLGIELLLIHQGSGTMIVNNRSYDIKQGMFCIFQPYQLHHLRLDYSNNQCFERSLAIFEPAMFEAYFEKWPVLHAFFRHIYVGKLSSPCFYDLDDQHILVHLFKSFQEQMSHWDESNRLEEISLFLVNFLHHLKPLWNDFEVNSAVSPTERKNHQVERILGWIEKNYHVPFRLDELAQSLHLSSYHLSHLFKNATGVSISQFIAARRIHQSVRLLTTTNKPISLIAEEIGLSNVSYFCKLFKEQMDVTPHQYRKRWVNHPFRLE; encoded by the coding sequence ATGCGATATGATCTGTACAAGTTCAATGAAAATACCCTTCATTTCGGGTATAGGCGGAAAAGTATAAATAACGAGCATATGGAGACATTTCATTCTCACTTAGGCATCGAATTGTTATTGATCCACCAAGGTAGTGGAACGATGATTGTTAATAATCGAAGCTATGATATTAAGCAGGGCATGTTCTGCATTTTTCAGCCGTATCAGCTCCATCACCTGAGATTGGATTATTCCAACAATCAATGTTTTGAACGATCTTTGGCTATTTTCGAGCCCGCTATGTTTGAAGCCTATTTTGAGAAATGGCCTGTTTTACATGCGTTTTTCAGACATATTTATGTAGGGAAACTGTCCTCGCCCTGCTTCTATGATCTGGATGATCAGCACATTTTGGTTCACTTATTCAAGAGCTTTCAAGAGCAAATGTCCCATTGGGACGAATCGAATCGGTTAGAAGAAATTTCACTGTTTCTGGTGAACTTCCTACATCATCTCAAACCGTTATGGAATGACTTCGAGGTCAACTCAGCCGTCTCCCCAACCGAACGCAAAAATCATCAAGTAGAGCGAATCCTGGGCTGGATCGAAAAAAATTATCATGTTCCTTTTCGTTTAGATGAGCTGGCTCAATCGTTGCACCTATCTTCCTATCACCTTTCACATTTATTCAAAAACGCCACTGGGGTCAGCATTTCTCAGTTTATTGCTGCTCGCAGAATTCATCAGTCTGTTCGCTTGTTAACTACAACAAATAAACCGATCTCGCTCATTGCGGAGGAAATCGGCTTGAGTAACGTATCTTACTTCTGCAAATTATTCAAGGAACAGATGGATGTCACGCCCCACCAGTATCGCAAGAGATGGGTCAATCATCCGTTTCGTCTGGAATAA
- a CDS encoding Gfo/Idh/MocA family protein, translating to MLKVAIIGTGAISNAHIHSYLQFGERCEIVALCDLYPDKAEAKKSEFNLNAKIVSDYKELLHAGIDLISICLPPYEHAPIAVDFLNAGSHVLVEKPMASSLEECDLMIEAAQKSGKVLSVVAQNRFTNPIMKLKNMLDTGLAGAILHAQVDSFWWRGHCYYDLWWRGTWEKEGGGCTLNHAVHHIDALLWMMGRPDQVQAFMSNVAHDNAEVEDISIAMLRYPNGALGQITSSVVHHGEEQQFIFQGQHARISAPWKITASSSRANGFPKKNVELEEQLQEAYDHLPNLPYEGHTAQIDNVLTAIESGEPPLVDGTSGRSTLEMITAIYKSASTGENVSLPLVAGDPFYTRADVQQHAIHFYEKSGHVENFTEQQITIGRTKE from the coding sequence ATGTTAAAGGTAGCGATTATAGGTACAGGGGCTATTTCCAACGCTCATATCCATAGTTATTTGCAATTTGGAGAGCGATGCGAGATTGTAGCGCTGTGTGATCTGTATCCTGACAAAGCTGAAGCAAAAAAGAGTGAATTTAATCTGAACGCCAAAATTGTTAGCGATTACAAAGAGCTGCTTCACGCGGGGATTGATCTGATCTCGATCTGTCTGCCTCCGTATGAACATGCGCCGATCGCTGTTGATTTTCTGAATGCGGGGAGTCATGTATTGGTTGAGAAACCGATGGCATCATCGCTTGAAGAATGCGATCTAATGATTGAAGCCGCCCAGAAGAGCGGCAAGGTACTGTCGGTTGTGGCACAAAATCGGTTCACAAATCCAATCATGAAACTGAAAAATATGCTGGATACTGGACTTGCGGGAGCAATCCTGCATGCACAGGTAGATTCATTCTGGTGGAGAGGTCATTGTTACTATGATCTCTGGTGGCGTGGTACTTGGGAGAAAGAGGGCGGCGGCTGCACGTTGAATCATGCGGTTCATCATATTGATGCCCTGCTCTGGATGATGGGACGTCCTGATCAGGTGCAGGCGTTCATGAGCAATGTCGCGCATGATAATGCTGAAGTCGAAGATATATCCATTGCGATGCTTCGTTATCCGAATGGAGCACTGGGACAGATCACGAGTTCGGTTGTGCATCATGGTGAAGAGCAACAGTTCATTTTTCAAGGGCAACATGCTCGAATCTCAGCTCCTTGGAAAATTACGGCCTCCTCTTCACGAGCGAACGGATTTCCTAAGAAAAATGTGGAGCTTGAGGAACAGCTTCAAGAGGCGTATGATCACCTACCGAATCTACCTTACGAAGGACATACCGCTCAAATTGACAATGTCTTGACTGCCATTGAATCAGGGGAGCCGCCGCTAGTTGATGGAACAAGTGGTCGCAGCACCTTGGAGATGATCACAGCGATTTATAAATCAGCTAGTACAGGTGAGAATGTTAGCTTGCCACTTGTAGCTGGTGATCCCTTCTACACAAGAGCAGATGTTCAGCAACATGCGATTCACTTTTATGAGAAAAGCGGTCATGTTGAGAATTTCACGGAACAACAGATTACTATTGGTAGAACAAAGGAATGA
- a CDS encoding ROK family protein → MSNYVIGIDLGGTNIKSAIFNMDFQIVHERSDPTQAAKGPAHVLHRIQEIIQEMLLHEGIDQSSIKCMGMGIPGLLDPEEGLSIFSPNFPGWENIHVVNVMKEHFEFPVFIDNDVRVNMYGEWLFGAGVGYRNLVLITLGTGLGSGIVNDGRVVYGTTSSAGEIGHMNMFREGRPCRCGSSGCLGRYVSAVGMVRTFTDKLEEGRSSIILEWVGDDWTTITAHLISEAYDLGDALAIEVMHETGTILGFGLANVINLLNPEVVIVGGGMSAAGDRLLETVRDTVRKHALALASSSCEIVQATLGRQAGMIGAAAYANKQMNSNSNKSILND, encoded by the coding sequence ATGAGTAACTATGTTATAGGCATTGACCTCGGTGGAACCAATATTAAGTCTGCCATCTTCAACATGGATTTTCAAATTGTTCACGAAAGAAGCGATCCGACGCAAGCAGCTAAGGGGCCAGCTCATGTATTACATAGAATTCAAGAAATTATTCAAGAGATGCTGCTGCACGAAGGTATCGATCAGTCTTCAATTAAATGCATGGGTATGGGCATTCCGGGGTTACTTGATCCAGAGGAAGGGCTGTCTATTTTCTCACCTAATTTTCCTGGTTGGGAAAACATTCATGTAGTGAATGTGATGAAAGAACATTTTGAGTTTCCAGTCTTCATTGATAATGATGTTCGGGTAAACATGTATGGTGAATGGCTGTTCGGTGCAGGCGTTGGATATCGCAACCTGGTATTAATCACATTAGGCACGGGTCTAGGATCGGGTATCGTGAATGATGGGAGGGTGGTTTACGGTACAACATCAAGCGCAGGTGAAATTGGACATATGAATATGTTCCGGGAAGGGCGACCTTGTCGGTGTGGAAGCTCGGGCTGTCTAGGCAGATATGTATCTGCAGTAGGCATGGTTAGAACGTTTACTGACAAGCTTGAAGAAGGTCGATCAAGTATCATCCTGGAATGGGTAGGAGACGACTGGACGACAATTACAGCCCATCTGATATCAGAGGCATACGATCTTGGAGATGCGCTTGCGATCGAAGTGATGCATGAAACCGGAACCATTCTTGGATTTGGACTAGCGAATGTGATTAACTTATTGAATCCAGAAGTCGTTATCGTGGGAGGTGGAATGTCGGCTGCGGGGGATCGCTTACTTGAAACAGTACGAGATACCGTTAGAAAACATGCCTTAGCACTTGCATCCAGTTCTTGTGAAATCGTTCAAGCTACATTGGGTAGACAAGCAGGTATGATTGGTGCGGCTGCGTACGCAAACAAACAAATGAATTCTAACAGCAACAAAAGTATCTTAAACGATTAG
- a CDS encoding dimethylsulfonioproprionate lyase family protein: protein MIGPDDLGMADHLLIGLTLLAPETFYPAHVHPAVEIYIPIGGVGIWSKGNEQPTATAPGTMILHQSGNVHTTESKLDPVLALYIWRGDLVTSSKFITD, encoded by the coding sequence ATTATTGGACCGGATGATCTAGGAATGGCTGACCACTTGCTGATTGGTCTTACCTTATTAGCTCCTGAAACGTTTTATCCTGCTCATGTGCATCCTGCTGTTGAAATATATATCCCCATCGGAGGGGTAGGAATATGGAGTAAAGGTAATGAGCAGCCAACAGCAACAGCACCAGGTACTATGATTCTTCATCAGAGCGGAAACGTACACACCACAGAATCAAAACTCGACCCAGTTTTGGCGCTTTACATCTGGCGAGGTGATCTTGTAACATCATCAAAATTCATAACTGATTAA
- a CDS encoding MerR family transcriptional regulator, producing MEFSIKQVAERTQLPASTLRFYDRAGLMPLLKKTEYGTRKYSEMDICWLELVRCLRDSGMPLEDIKAFMLLCLEGSSTSEQRKEMLEQHRQNILKQMDMLNCSLGTIDYKLEHYNEIGIFHIDTK from the coding sequence TTGGAATTTTCGATTAAACAAGTCGCGGAACGCACCCAATTGCCTGCTTCCACTCTGCGTTTCTATGATCGGGCAGGTCTGATGCCCTTGTTGAAAAAGACAGAATACGGTACCCGTAAATATTCTGAGATGGATATATGTTGGCTGGAATTAGTACGTTGTCTGAGAGACAGTGGCATGCCACTTGAGGATATCAAAGCTTTTATGCTGTTATGTCTGGAAGGTTCCAGCACTAGCGAACAGCGGAAGGAGATGTTGGAGCAGCATAGGCAAAATATTCTGAAGCAAATGGATATGTTAAACTGTAGCCTGGGTACCATTGATTACAAGCTGGAGCACTATAATGAGATCGGCATCTTCCATATTGACACTAAATAG
- a CDS encoding aldo/keto reductase family protein, translated as MKYRRLGRSGLKVSEIGLGSWLTYGSATSEEVARACMHKAYELGINFFDTSNSYPGAEEVMGSTLKEYSRSSYVLATKLFFPQGSGPNDRGLSRKHIVEQCEASLKRLGTDYIDLYQCHRFDSETPVDETLRALDDLQAQGKILYAGVSEWTAAQIAEASGISKRLNLRPLISNQPIYNMFERYIEREGVIKQCEQEGLGLIVFSPLAQGVLTGKYKPGQQIPEGTRAANNQTNGVINSYLREDVLQCTVQLSELANEIGATLSQFALAWILRQSVVSSAIIGSSRPAQIEENLKAVELELTSDIISETEKILSSISHFAPLR; from the coding sequence TTGAAATACAGAAGACTGGGTAGAAGTGGATTGAAGGTAAGCGAGATTGGATTGGGAAGCTGGCTGACCTATGGATCGGCAACTTCAGAGGAAGTGGCGCGTGCATGTATGCATAAAGCGTACGAACTCGGCATTAATTTTTTTGATACATCGAATTCGTATCCAGGTGCCGAAGAAGTTATGGGGAGTACGTTGAAGGAGTATTCACGTAGTAGTTACGTACTTGCTACGAAGTTGTTTTTCCCACAAGGATCGGGACCGAACGATCGGGGGCTGTCCCGTAAACACATCGTCGAGCAGTGTGAAGCAAGCTTAAAACGATTGGGAACAGATTATATCGACTTATATCAATGTCATCGCTTTGATTCTGAAACTCCTGTTGACGAAACACTTCGAGCATTGGATGATCTGCAAGCACAAGGCAAAATTTTGTATGCAGGTGTCAGTGAATGGACGGCGGCGCAGATCGCGGAAGCATCAGGAATCAGCAAACGTCTGAACTTACGTCCGTTAATTTCCAATCAGCCGATATACAATATGTTTGAGCGCTATATTGAGAGAGAAGGTGTGATTAAGCAATGTGAGCAGGAAGGACTGGGACTTATCGTGTTCTCTCCATTGGCTCAGGGTGTGCTCACAGGTAAATATAAACCGGGACAACAGATTCCCGAGGGTACACGGGCTGCGAATAATCAGACGAACGGTGTCATCAACAGTTATTTGCGTGAGGATGTGCTCCAATGTACTGTCCAGCTATCTGAACTTGCTAATGAAATAGGAGCAACATTATCCCAATTCGCATTAGCATGGATTCTACGTCAGTCAGTGGTAAGCTCTGCGATTATTGGCTCTAGCAGACCCGCGCAGATTGAAGAGAATCTCAAAGCGGTTGAGCTTGAGCTTACATCCGATATCATCTCGGAAACGGAGAAAATTCTGTCTTCCATCAGCCATTTTGCGCCACTGCGATAA
- a CDS encoding helix-turn-helix domain-containing protein: MLKLISCGFHTIHHEGIIRNRPNGSGHYTFVFFNSRTEVTLYEQTMIVEKNTFMLFRPETPHAYRELENPFINDWFHCYGADLTDFLMELNFPLDTPIEASDPLLISRCIMELQKFNRLDGSLRERIIDCDLRSFFMKLSDLRERTVLHQLSRYYVPFNELRSELYRSPQQSISVTELASRLNVSKSYFQHIYKQLFGCSVMIDMINGRLEHAKYLLDHSEMSVTEIASSCGYENDTHFMRQFKKFVGTSPRQYRFRSESSY, encoded by the coding sequence ATGTTGAAGTTAATTTCATGCGGATTTCATACCATTCACCATGAGGGAATTATCCGAAATCGCCCGAATGGATCAGGTCATTACACGTTTGTATTCTTTAATAGCCGTACAGAAGTGACGCTATATGAGCAAACGATGATTGTAGAAAAAAATACATTTATGCTTTTTCGCCCCGAGACGCCTCATGCGTATCGTGAATTGGAGAACCCTTTTATCAATGACTGGTTTCATTGTTATGGCGCAGACCTGACTGATTTTCTGATGGAATTGAATTTCCCGCTGGATACTCCGATTGAAGCATCCGATCCGCTGCTCATATCCAGATGTATTATGGAGCTACAAAAGTTCAACCGGCTCGATGGTTCACTACGTGAGCGTATCATCGATTGTGATCTTCGATCTTTCTTTATGAAATTGAGTGATTTGCGCGAGCGAACGGTTCTTCATCAACTGAGTCGTTATTACGTCCCCTTTAATGAATTACGTAGCGAACTGTACCGCTCACCTCAACAGAGTATTTCCGTGACAGAGCTTGCCTCCCGATTAAATGTAAGTAAATCTTATTTCCAGCATATTTATAAGCAGTTGTTTGGCTGCTCAGTGATGATAGATATGATTAACGGAAGGCTTGAACATGCGAAGTACCTTTTGGATCACAGTGAGATGTCGGTAACCGAAATAGCCAGCTCGTGTGGTTATGAAAATGACACCCATTTCATGCGTCAGTTCAAAAAATTTGTAGGTACCTCGCCAAGGCAATATCGATTTAGAAGTGAATCTAGCTATTGA
- a CDS encoding DUF2264 domain-containing protein: MRDDRKYWVDTLVQIAQPVLRSLSQQKLAVEMPVEASAGDRSDYTYLEALGRTLAGIAPWIEHGPRSGEEGEVRARMAVMARQAIEAATDPASPDYMNFTTGGQPVVDAAFLANAVLRAPNELYALLDEEVKTNLISALMATRMIRPVFSNWLLFSAMIEAALFRMGVEQWDRMRVDYALRQHEQWYKGDGAYGDGPAFHWDYYNSFVIQPMLVDILDAVGDQFEDWAVLRVNVLKRAARYAAVLERMISPEGTYPPLGRSLAYRFGAFQHLSLMALREELPEKLLPAQVRCALTAVIKRQIEMPGTFDEHGWLRIGFAGSQPAIGEAYISTGSLYLCTTVFLALGLSPDADFWQGEAEWTSLKAWSGGAVELDVAMYDNF; the protein is encoded by the coding sequence ATGCGAGACGACAGAAAATATTGGGTAGACACGTTAGTACAGATTGCACAACCTGTTTTACGTTCTTTATCGCAACAGAAATTGGCTGTAGAGATGCCTGTTGAAGCAAGCGCAGGTGACCGATCTGATTATACATACTTGGAAGCGTTGGGACGTACGTTGGCAGGGATTGCACCATGGATTGAGCATGGACCACGTTCGGGTGAGGAAGGTGAAGTTCGAGCCAGAATGGCTGTAATGGCAAGACAAGCAATCGAGGCTGCAACGGATCCAGCTTCACCAGACTATATGAATTTCACTACAGGCGGTCAGCCTGTAGTCGATGCAGCCTTTCTTGCCAATGCAGTTCTACGTGCTCCAAACGAACTATATGCACTGCTTGATGAAGAAGTGAAAACGAATTTAATCTCGGCGTTGATGGCTACACGAATGATTCGTCCAGTATTCAGCAACTGGCTTCTGTTTAGTGCCATGATTGAAGCTGCACTATTTCGAATGGGTGTAGAACAATGGGATCGTATGCGTGTCGATTATGCATTAAGGCAGCATGAGCAATGGTATAAAGGCGATGGTGCATACGGTGACGGTCCGGCGTTTCATTGGGATTATTACAATAGCTTTGTCATTCAACCTATGCTGGTCGATATTCTAGATGCAGTAGGCGATCAGTTTGAAGATTGGGCTGTACTTCGAGTTAACGTGTTGAAAAGAGCAGCGCGTTATGCGGCTGTTTTGGAACGAATGATCTCACCAGAAGGAACTTACCCACCCCTTGGGCGATCACTCGCATATCGTTTCGGGGCATTTCAGCATTTATCGTTGATGGCTCTGCGGGAAGAATTGCCTGAAAAGCTATTACCAGCACAGGTTCGCTGCGCACTTACAGCCGTAATTAAGAGACAGATTGAGATGCCAGGTACTTTTGATGAGCATGGTTGGCTCCGCATCGGATTTGCTGGAAGTCAACCCGCAATTGGGGAAGCCTATATTTCGACAGGCAGTTTATACTTGTGCACAACCGTATTTCTAGCCTTAGGCCTCTCACCTGACGCTGATTTCTGGCAAGGAGAGGCAGAGTGGACTTCACTGAAAGCATGGTCTGGCGGGGCGGTGGAGCTAGATGTAGCGATGTATGATAATTTTTAG
- a CDS encoding TetR/AcrR family transcriptional regulator — translation MNDELIVTTQHRNRTKEHLQSALIQLIKKKGFHAVSVKDIVEQAGYNRSTFYLHYQDKYILGEELLTMKLKGLRGAVGRPYWHGQKVLTSKLTAESFQIVEYIYEHREFFELIQYDDTLPGLHTGFPQTILKIYEEQFIFETINNSPVNMEYFKYYTAYGFFGLLNNWILSGYRESRETFIQNVIELTRTHIHSFQYVGEIDEFF, via the coding sequence ATGAATGATGAACTTATTGTGACAACTCAGCATCGCAATCGCACCAAAGAACACCTCCAATCAGCCCTGATTCAACTTATCAAGAAAAAAGGCTTTCATGCGGTGTCCGTTAAGGACATTGTAGAGCAAGCGGGATACAATCGAAGCACATTTTATTTACACTATCAGGATAAATATATTCTTGGTGAAGAACTTTTAACTATGAAACTTAAAGGGTTGCGAGGTGCGGTAGGAAGACCTTATTGGCACGGTCAAAAGGTTCTGACTAGCAAGCTGACAGCTGAATCTTTTCAAATCGTAGAGTACATTTACGAGCATCGTGAATTCTTTGAATTGATTCAATATGACGATACCTTACCCGGTCTACATACAGGTTTTCCACAAACAATACTTAAAATATATGAGGAGCAGTTTATCTTCGAGACAATCAACAACTCCCCAGTAAATATGGAGTATTTCAAGTACTATACCGCATATGGTTTTTTTGGATTATTAAACAATTGGATCTTAAGCGGATATCGTGAATCACGGGAGACATTTATCCAAAACGTGATTGAACTTACGCGAACTCATATTCACTCTTTTCAATATGTTGGTGAGATCGATGAGTTCTTTTAG
- a CDS encoding SDR family NAD(P)-dependent oxidoreductase, producing the protein MGKLQDKVAVITGGASGIGAATARLFVSEGAKVVLVDLNEEKGKAFEQELKALKADALFIKANITSEQEVAEIFKQTVEAYGRVDIVFNNAGIGRVHPSHELDYAEWRNTVNVDLDGVFLVARESIREMLKIGGGTIVNTASMYGWVGSPGSAAYNAAKGGVVNLTRSLALEYAEKNIRVNALCPGFIDTPIIPEESKQALSAATPMKRLGKSDEMAKAVLFLASDDSSYMTGNSLIVDGGYTAQ; encoded by the coding sequence ATGGGCAAACTTCAAGATAAAGTAGCGGTCATTACAGGAGGAGCATCTGGAATTGGGGCAGCGACAGCACGTCTATTCGTGTCAGAGGGAGCCAAAGTGGTCTTGGTGGACTTGAATGAAGAAAAAGGGAAGGCGTTCGAGCAGGAGCTGAAAGCGCTTAAAGCTGATGCGCTCTTTATTAAAGCCAACATCACAAGTGAACAAGAGGTAGCTGAAATTTTCAAACAAACCGTTGAAGCTTATGGCCGAGTGGACATTGTCTTCAACAACGCAGGGATTGGACGTGTGCATCCGTCACATGAATTGGACTATGCTGAATGGCGCAATACGGTCAATGTTGATCTGGATGGCGTATTCTTGGTTGCTCGTGAATCCATTCGCGAGATGCTAAAAATTGGTGGAGGCACAATCGTAAACACGGCGTCCATGTACGGTTGGGTCGGTTCACCCGGTTCTGCAGCCTACAATGCTGCCAAAGGTGGCGTCGTGAATCTCACGCGTTCACTTGCACTGGAATATGCAGAGAAAAACATTCGCGTAAACGCACTATGCCCAGGATTTATTGATACACCAATTATTCCTGAAGAGAGCAAGCAGGCTCTTTCTGCAGCAACACCTATGAAACGTCTTGGTAAATCAGATGAAATGGCAAAAGCTGTTCTGTTCTTGGCAAGTGACGATTCTTCCTATATGACTGGTAACAGCCTGATCGTAGACGGTGGATACACTGCTCAATAA
- a CDS encoding DUF6254 family protein, whose protein sequence is MARQKKRQEAAWKSRKQEQHPHGKIRSLKEISSEYDEKHTTQ, encoded by the coding sequence ATGGCTCGCCAGAAGAAAAGGCAGGAAGCTGCTTGGAAGTCACGAAAGCAAGAACAGCACCCTCATGGTAAAATCAGATCGCTCAAAGAAATATCAAGCGAATATGATGAGAAGCATACTACGCAATAA
- a CDS encoding SDR family NAD(P)-dependent oxidoreductase has product MNTYENRFAGKVALVTGAASGIGYAIARRLVEEGASVLAADLNTERLETIQGELGERFVGVKANVTVESDVEEMVRAAVKQFGKLDLAFNVAGASRAGVITELSEKDWDFTVDLCMKGVFLSMKHEALEMAKLGGGAIVNVASLNSHVPMYAGSAYASAKAGVEMLTKNGALEMARNGIRVNAILPGLIDTPLTADLLSNADINEAYMERIPMKRAAQPEEMTGPALFLASEDAGYVSGSSLIVDGAWATTGYPDLSRWF; this is encoded by the coding sequence ATGAACACATATGAGAATCGATTTGCAGGAAAAGTAGCGCTTGTAACAGGTGCAGCATCTGGTATCGGTTATGCAATTGCAAGAAGACTTGTCGAGGAAGGAGCTTCGGTTCTCGCCGCCGATCTGAATACAGAACGTCTGGAAACCATCCAGGGTGAGCTAGGAGAACGGTTTGTCGGAGTGAAAGCGAATGTAACCGTAGAAAGTGATGTAGAAGAAATGGTTCGTGCGGCTGTGAAGCAATTCGGTAAACTCGATCTAGCATTCAACGTGGCAGGTGCTTCCCGCGCAGGTGTAATTACAGAACTTTCAGAAAAAGACTGGGACTTCACCGTGGATTTGTGCATGAAGGGTGTCTTTCTAAGCATGAAACACGAGGCTCTTGAGATGGCTAAACTTGGTGGCGGAGCTATTGTAAATGTAGCTTCCCTCAACTCTCATGTACCTATGTATGCCGGATCGGCATATGCTTCTGCCAAAGCTGGCGTTGAAATGCTGACCAAGAACGGTGCTCTCGAAATGGCACGTAATGGTATTCGGGTGAACGCCATCCTTCCAGGTTTAATTGATACGCCATTAACAGCCGACCTGCTCTCGAATGCAGATATTAACGAAGCTTATATGGAGCGAATCCCGATGAAACGTGCTGCACAGCCGGAAGAAATGACTGGACCTGCGCTGTTCCTGGCAAGTGAGGATGCGGGATATGTATCCGGTTCAAGCCTTATTGTAGATGGGGCATGGGCAACAACAGGTTATCCAGACCTTAGCCGCTGGTTCTAA